A region of Drosophila mauritiana strain mau12 chromosome 3L, ASM438214v1, whole genome shotgun sequence DNA encodes the following proteins:
- the LOC117139737 gene encoding arginine-glutamic acid dipeptide repeats protein isoform X5, with the protein MAASTQGEIRVGPGHQVNDVYAKLPDYNPISSFPIDKETDERELEESRWSPGVVADGDLLMFLRAARSMAAFQGMCDGGLEDGCLAASRDDTTINALDVLHDSGYDPGKALQALVKCPVSKGIDKKWTEDETKKFIKGLRQFGKNFFRIHKDLLPHKDTPELVEFYYLWKKTPGANNNRPHRRRRQSALRRNRVTRANNSNSNTPPKKEDTPEPQTATTATAAATAASETASRSSPAVSKEENSSLTEDDASECDSDSSLTHKRDESPSRMRTRNKQQNNNSSTSSGNNTAGNGGGNATSISSGSTGGGAAGGNSSSKDQSANAVANGKRPKRGSETPDVSGGASVDSPKTPTKAVAESSANKRKGGKQDTPNKKKRTEQESNEPSAHEENAIKEKRKRPDSPVESMNSDSRPDSVLDDGESNTTDTTTAEQQSTKDSKETVSCKEEREMVTNDLEAKAEEKAIKAEALAEDSKDSAIKNMDEETNIQAPTSAETSLVDGPNPNALSSPVAAPITMKVPTIATVEALNASVDRKEAIEKMESCDSDPEMLKKLATIKQEVSPQQQQHIQQQSQQQMQQQLAPVGIPQPSSCPPSESVYIKKEPMEDSMDATCNQNSNEPQDLKVKIEIKNEDALKHSAGGLPPSGPCAPPSALHPLSGAPVESGQEPLHLQHMPHGQVTTQPPPGYLIDGQLKYGPSGQGVPPQPPQLHSDAAGGVSGAPPGAPTTPQKYPPEMEMKFAPQDLKYPPPPPLDALKYSQEMQAAAAAAAAAGKYDMKYMMEQQGKYNVELSAAHQPPSKPGYQDSLKIPDIKPGFGHLPHNVGSPLDAAHKYGPPPTSQESQQQQPQPPAHQVPPGATPPPGIAMPKPHYQHDVQTPPLGRPFEPTGLMLKYGDPLAAKYGPPQDLKYPMPPVSQAGSADVKPYGGENLIKSSPYGPPPESPIDASARSTPGQDSQGSNSNSQPPSMPPQPQQFQSPHPSPHMPSPAGGGLPPGMHPQNLIHGPPPGAAGGSGPQPPPPPTSLHQPTPTSAGPPSLQHGLHPGHQHSQLSAASSIPPSSIGIPPTLSTMAPSHMHPHLHPHAHLQGLHRPHDLPPSMHPHAPMPLSLQGHPQHGHGLPPSHTSQQQQQQQQQQPGGPAGTVRTPSPAQQPPRSMHDPQSSREPPTSQPSTTMAGSSGPGGPPPQQSPHAHRTSPLPGLAGSGPPPPGLIGHPMAIHPHLAHLPPGHPAHAALAHPGHHLLSHSIAGLGPGGGPIALLAGPGGLGGIPESALSRRTPPSHLPHSHASSAPLTAHSVASMTSTSMSLTTSTVPSSAFSRASPSVQISSSGGGPSGPGSVGPGGLPNSSAAAAAAAAAHRAASPASSVSSLSRQSPLHPVPQSPLSHHPSSSALSAAAAAVAERDRHALMRQQSPHMTPPPVSNASLMASPLSKMYAPQPGQRGLGTSPPPHLRPGASPPVIRHPQMPLPLPLIAPGGGIPQIGVHPGQSPYPHPLLHPSVFYSPHHHPFNSPYGYAPYGPGFPAYMKPPPQPGQLDPAAVMAAHHAGLQGPPPQQMRQDEQNAAAAAAQAAAEKQHQAAAAAAAQQHKAPQQQPPGGMPPNKPPTPKTPQGPGGGMPPGMGGPGTPTGLPPGAYPGSHMPGYPQGPPHGSPFAPQDGQPHGLKPTSHMDALRAHAHSANSAGMGGGHHPTEPLPIDIEPDPEPEIPSPTHNIPRGPSPEAKPDDTECHRSQSAIFVRHIDRGDYNSCTRTDLIFKPVADSKLARKREERDRKLAEKERERRQQQQQQQQQQQQQAAAAQQAAQQAKMKAELKPPYADTPALRQLSEYARPHVAFSPVEQMVPYHHPMGPMYRERELEEIKNAQAAAASQSRLDPHWMEYYRRGIHPSQFPLYANPAISQMERERLGIPPPHHVGLDPGEHMVRMIRLTREYHAHSHTHLHLPLHPQPQPPEAGFQLPPNVGQYPRPNMLIPREPHSDVLLRMSYADQLQAAEFQRQSLHDQYFRQRPR; encoded by the exons ATGGCGGCCTCCACTCAAGGAGAAATTCGAGTGGGTCCCGGCCACCAGGTAAACGATGTCTAT GCAAAACTGCCCGATTATAATCCAATCTCAAGCTTCCCCATCGACAAGGAAACCGATGAACGTGAACTAGAGGAATCAAGATGGAGTCCAGGCGTTGTGGCCGATGGCGACTTGTTAATGTTCTTGCGTGCGGCTCGCTCCATGGCTGCATTTCAAGGAATGTGTGATGGTGGTTTAGAAGACGGTTGTTTGGCTGCTAGTCGCGACGACACTACAATAAACGCACTCGACGTG CTCCACGATTCTGGCTACGATCCAGGCAAAGCTCTACAAGCGCTCGTAAAGTGCCCCGTTTCGAAGGGCATCGACAAGAAGTGGACCGAGGACGAAACAAAGAAATTCATCAAGGGTCTGCGTCAGTTTGGGAAGAACTTCTTCCGCATCCATAAGGACCTGCTGCCGCACAAGGACACGCCGGAGCTGGTCGAGTTCTACTATCTGTGGAAGAAGACGCCCGGCGCGAACAATAATCGGCCACACAGGCGACGCCGCCAAAGCGCCCTGCGACGCAACCGTGTCACGCGggccaacaacagcaacagcaacactcCTCCGAAGAAGGAGGACACTCCAGAACCACAAACTGCGACGACGGCGACGGCGGCGGCAACCGCGGCGTCCGAGACGGCGAGTCGCTCATCGCCCGCTGTCTCCAAGGAGGAGAACAGCTCGCTCACCGAGGACGACGCCAGCGAGTGCGACAGTGATTCGAGTCTGACCCACAAAAGGGATGAATCACCCTCAAGGATGAGGACGCGTAACAAGCaacagaacaacaacagcagcaccagcagcggTAACAACACGGCCGGAAACGGTGGCGGTAACGCCACATCCATAAGCAGCGGATCAACCGGCGGCGGTGCCGCTGGCGGCAATAGTTCGTCTAAGGATCAATCAGCCAACGCCGTGGCTAATGGCAAGCGACCCAAGAGGGGCTCCGAAACACCGGACGTTTCCGGCGGAGCCTCAGTCGATAGTCCCAAGACACCGACGAAGGCTGTGGCCGAGAGTTCGGCCAATAAGCGCAAGGGTGGCAAGCAGGATACGCCCAACAAGAAGAAGCGAACGGAGCAGGAGTCCAACGAGCCAAGCGCCCATGAGGAGAATGCCATCAAGGAGAAGCGCAAGAGACCGGACAGCCCGGTTGAGAGTATGAACTCGGATAGCAGACCGGATTCAGTGCTCGACGATGGGGAATCGAATACCACGGACACCACCACCGCCGAGCAGCAGTCCACAAAGGACAGCAAGGAGACGGTCAGCTGCAAGGAGGAGCGCGAAATGGTCACCAACGATCTGGAGGCCAAGGCCGAGGAAAAGGCCATCAAGGCAGAGGCTTTGGCGGAAGACAGCAAGGATAGCGCCATCAAGAACATGGACGAGGAGACTAACATCCAGGCGCCTACCAGTGCAGAGACAAGTTTGGTGGATGGTCCCAATCCTAATGCCTTGTCCAGTCCGGTGGCCGCACCAATCACTATGAAGGTGCCGACAATTGCAACCGTTGAGGCGTTGAACGCTTCCGTCGACCGCAAGGAGGCGATCGAGAAGATGGAGTCGTGCGACAGCGATCCGGAGATGCTTAAAAAACTGGCAACCATTAAGCAGGAAGTATctccgcagcagcaacagcacatTCAACAGCAATCAcagcagcagatgcagcagcaactcgcGCCTGTTGGCATACCGCAACCTTCGTCTTGCCCGCCTTCGGAATCAGTCTATATCAAAAAGGAGCCCATGGAGGACTCGATGGACGCCACCTGCAATCAGAACAGCAACGAACCGCAAGACCTGAAGGTGAAGATCGAGATTAAAAACGAGGATGCATTGAAGCACAGTGCTGGAGGTCTGCCGCCTTCAGGTCCGTGTGCACCGCCTTCAGCTCTACATCCGCTCTCCGGAGCTCCGGTAGAGAGCGGCCAGGAGCCACTGCACCTGCAACATATGCCTCATGGGCAAGTAACAACGCAACCGCCCCCTGGCTACCTAATTGATGGCCAGCTAAAGTATGGACCATCGGGACAAGGTGTGCCTCCACAGCCACCACAACTGCACAGCGATGCGGCTGGAGGAGTCAGCGGAGCACCACCTGGAGCGCCGACCACGCCCCAGAAGTATCCGCCCGAGATGGAGATGAAGTTCGCTCCTCAGGATCTCAAGTATCCCCCACCGCCGCCTCTAGACGCACTCAAGTACAGCCAAGAGATGCAagctgcggcggcggcagcggctgcTGCTGGCAAATACGATATGAAATACATGATGGAGCAGCAGGGCAAGTACAACGTGGAGTTGTCAGCTGCACATCAGCCGCCAAGCAAGCCGGGCTACCAGGACTCGCTTAAGATACCCGATATTAAGCCCGGTTTCGGCCACCTGCCGCACAACGTTGGCTCTCCGCTTGACGCCGCCCATAAATACGGACCGCCGCCGACGTCGCAAGAGtcccagcaacagcagccccAGCCGCCGGCACATCAGGTACCGCCGGGAGCAACTCCACCACCTGGTATCGCCATGCCCAAGCCGCACTACCAACACGATGTGCAAACGCCACCGTTGGGACGGCCCTTCGAGCCTACCGGACTAATGCTCAAGTATGGCGATCCCCTGGCAGCCAAATACGGCCCGCCACAGGATCTCAAGTACCCGATGCCTCCGGTTTCTCAGGCGGGATCAGCGGACGTAAAGCCTTATGGCGGCGAGAATTTGATCAAGTCCTCACCGTACGGACCGCCGCCGGAGAGTCCTATCGATGCCTCTGCGCGCTCTACACCTGGTCAGGACAGCCAGGGCAGCAATAGCAATTCACAGCCGCCCTCAATGCCTCCGCAACCGCAGCAGTTCCAGTCGCCGCATCCCTCGCCGCATATGCCTTCGCCAGCAGGAGGTGGGCTACCACCGGGAATGCATCCGCAAAATCTCATCCACGGCCCGCCACCAGGTGCAGCGGGTGGCAGTGGCCCCCAGCCGCCTCCACCGCCCACATCGCTGCACCAGCCCACGCCCACGTCTGCAGGTCCACCCAGTCTGCAACATGGACTACATCCTGGCCACCAGCACTCACAGCTGTCTGCGGCATCATCGATACCGCCGAGTTCGATTGGAATTCCTCCCACGCTCTCAACTATGGCGCCCTCGCACATGCACCCGCACCTTCATCCACATGCGCATCTGCAGGGTCTCCATCGGCCGCACGATCTGCCGCCCAGTATGCATCCACATGCTCCCATGCCGCTGTCGTTGCAGGGGCATCCGCAGCACGGACATGGCTTGCCGCCCTCGCACACTtctcagcaacagcagcagcaacaacaacaacagcccgGCGGACCAGCTGGCACGGTGCGAACTCCGTCACCAGCCCAGCAACCGCCGAGATCCATGCACGATCCGCAATCGTCTCGAGAGCCGCCCACATCGCAGCCCTCGACCACTATGGCAGGATCGAGTGGTCCAGGTGGACCACCGCCGCAACAGTCGCCGCATGCGCATCGCACATCACCGTTGCCAGGGCTCGCGGGTAGTGGTCCTCCACCTCCGGGACTCATCGGTCATCCGATGGCCATACACCCGCACCTGGCCCACTTGCCGCCCGGACATCCGGCTCACGCAGCGCTGGCCCATCCTGGACACCATCTGCTGTCGCACTCGATAGCGGGCTTGGGTCCTGGCGGTGGACCCATCGCGTTGCTGGCAGGACCCGGTGGGCTTGGAGGTATTCCAGAGTCCGCTCTAAGTCGCCGCACCCCGCCCTCACACCTGCCGCACTCGCATGCCTCTTCGGCCCCACTGACGGCTCACTCGGTGGCCAGTATGACGTCCACCAGTATGTCGCTGACCACCAGCACGGTGCCATCGTCCGCCTTTAGCCGCGCCAGTCCCAGCGTACAGATCTCGAGCAGTGGAGGAGGACCTTCAGGCCCCGGAAGCGTTGGACCTGGAGGATTGCCAAACTCATCGGCagcggcggctgctgcggcagcTGCTCATCGGGCAGCTTCCCCGGCATCCAGCGTAAGCAGCCTAAGTCGGCAGAGTCCGCTGCATCCAGTGCCGCAGTCGCCGCTCAGCCATCATCCCTCGTCCTCTGCGTTATCCGCCGCAGCAGCTGCTGTGGCGGAGCGGGATCGACATGCGCTGATGCGACAGCAATCGCCACACATGACTCCACCTCCGGTGTCCAACGCCTCTTTAATGGCGAGTCCTCTGAGCAAGATGTACGCTCCACAGCCGGGTCAGAGGGGCTTGGGAACGTCACCACCACCGCATTTGCGGCCAGGAGCATCACCGCCGGTCATTCGCCACCCGCAGATGCCTCTACCGTTGCCACTGATTGCGCCCGGCGGAGGAATCCCGCAGATTGGAGTGCATCCGGGTCAGTCACCGTATCCGCACCCGCTACTGCATCCCTCGGTATTCTATTCGCCGCATCACCATCCATTTAATTCGCCATACGGCTATGCGCCTTATGGTCCTGGATTCCCGGCATACATGAAGCCGCCACCACAGCCAGGACAGCTCGATCCGGCAGCCGTGATGGCGGCCCACCATGCTGGATTGCAGGGACCACCGCCCCAGCAGATGCGTCAGGACGAGCAGAATGCAGCGGCCGCCGCTGCACAAGCAGCTGCTGAGAAACAACACCAAgcggctgcagcagcggcagcccAGCAGCACAAGGCgccgcaacaacaaccgcCTGGCGGAATGCCACCCAACAAACCGCCAACGCCAAAGACGCCACAGGGTCCGGGCGGTGGAATGCCCCCAGGAATGGGTGGACCGGGAACACCGACGGGACTGCCGCCAGGTGCCTATCCTGGCAGTCATATGCCGGGATATCCACAAGGGCCGCCTCATGGGTCACCCTTTGCGCCACAAGATGGTCAGCCTCACGGCCTGAAGCCCACATCGCACATGGACGCCCTGCGAGCCCACGCACACTCAGCCAACTCGGCGGGAATGGGCGGTGGACACCATCCTACGGAGCCAT TGCCCATTGATATTGAACCGGATCCAGAGCCAGAGATTCCCAGTCCAACGCACAACATACCACGTGGTCCCAGTCCCGAAGCAAAACCGGACGACACCGAATGCCATCGCTCTCAGTCTGCCAT aTTTGTGCGCCACATCGATCGTGGGGATTACAATTCGTGCACGAGAACAGATTTGATCTTCAAGCCGGTGGCCGACTCAAAGTTGGCCCGCAAGCGTGAAGAACGCGACCGCAAGCTGGCCGAAAAGGAGCGTGAGCGGCGACAG cagcagcaacaacaacagcagcagcaacaacagcaagcaGCGGCCGCGCAACAGGCGGCACAGCAAGCCAAGATGAAGGCGGAGCTGAAGCCACCGTATGCCGATACGCCGGCACTGCGTCAACTGTCCGAGTACGCTCGTCCCCACGTCGCCTTCAG TCCTGTTGAGCAGATGGTGCCATATCATCATCCAATGGGCCCCATGTACAGAGAGAG GGAACTGGAGGAGATCAAAAACGCACAAGCTGCTGCGGCGAGTCAATCCCGACTAGATCCGCACTGGATGGAATACTATCGACG CGGCATCCACCCCTCGCAGTTCCCGCTGTATGCGAATCCGGCGATATCGCAGATGGAGAGGGAGCGTCTGGGAATTCCACCTCCGCACCATGTGGGGTTGGACCCGGGCGAGCACATGGTGCGTATG ATACGATTGACGAGAGAATATCATGCACACTCTCATACTCATTTACATTTGCCTTTGCATCCACAGCCGCAACCACCGGAGGCCGGTTTCCAACTGCCAC CGAATGTTGGCCAGTATCCGCGGCCAAATATGCTTATACCTAGGGAGCCGCACTCGGATGTCCTGCTGCGCATGTCCTATGCCGACCAACTACAG GCCGCCGAGTTCCAGCGACAGTCCCTGCACGATCAGTACTTTAG ACAACGGCCCAGATAA